The following are from one region of the Salmo trutta chromosome 20, fSalTru1.1, whole genome shotgun sequence genome:
- the LOC115156377 gene encoding cyclin-dependent kinase 5 activator 1-like: MGTVLSIYPTSKKEAVLDDRKEGDQAIKTGSLKKQSMLVSALTFKKMVVESTKKKSCKKVNPNASQVNNSHVNQLISENNKKTQQSSTDGKKGPLTVPVSMVTTHSLQPNQPQVPSGNVKLLAVQKQPSKVDLLSPRRVIIQASTGELLRCLGEFTCRRCYKVKLAYSEVIIWFRNVDQTLLLQGWQDETTR; this comes from the coding sequence ATGGGAACGGTGCTCTCCATATACCCAACATCAAAGAAGGAGGCTGTTCTGGATGACAGAAAAGAGGGGGACCAAGCAATCAAAACGGGGAGCTTAAAAAAGCAGTCCATGCTTGTCTCAGCTCTCACATTTAAGAAAATGGTTGTCGAATCGACCAAGAAAAAGAGTTGCAAGAAAGTCAACCCAAACGCCTCACAGGTGAACAACAGCCACGTAAATCAGCTTATTAGTGAAAATAACAAGAAAACCCAGCAATCGAGTACGGATGGTAAGAAAGGACCACTCACTGTACCAGTGTCGATGGTTACTACCCACAGTCTTCAACCCAATCAACCCCAGGTCCCCTCTGGGAATGTGAAACTCTTAGCTGTCCAAAAGCAACCTAGCAAAGTAGACCTCCTCTCACCGAGGCGTGTGATTATCCAGGCATCGACCGGGGAGCTGTTGCGCTGTCTGGGAGAGTTTACATGCCGGAGATGCTATAAAGTGAAGCTCGCTTACAGTGAGGTCATTATATGGTTCCGAAATGTCGACCAAACCCTTCTCCTCCAAGGCTGGCAGGACGAA